A DNA window from bacterium contains the following coding sequences:
- a CDS encoding phosphatidylserine/phosphatidylglycerophosphate/cardiolipin synthase family protein: MVRVACLLIPLCLVGCSNPAQAADYAGRAQGASGMVPAVGASGGAEAVRLWQDASIFQLVGGLIGSAHTRVLVEMYELGRADLVQELGAARRRGAEVRVITDPTVGASRRGAAVLDSLAVPERAYPVDGGRHQIDHVKLLIADGEAAVGGMNWGRHSDRNHDYVLATRVRAEVDRLVRIFDQDWNLAGGRPAPLRAEAAEVAQTAPGEEIRAMLEAALNHASQRALAEVYTLTDPEVIAGLVSAHRRGALVRVLLDPNQAYNRHAYEVLRAGGVEVRWYPIPKGALLHAKIGLFDGELVLGSANWTRSGLGVNHELDIETGDPVARAAYAARFAADWERSGGLAG, translated from the coding sequence GTGGTTCGAGTCGCCTGCCTGCTGATCCCCCTCTGCCTGGTGGGTTGCTCGAACCCGGCCCAGGCCGCGGATTACGCCGGGCGCGCGCAGGGCGCATCCGGCATGGTGCCGGCTGTGGGGGCTTCCGGCGGCGCGGAGGCGGTGCGATTGTGGCAGGACGCGAGCATCTTTCAGCTGGTCGGTGGTCTCATCGGGTCGGCTCACACGCGGGTGCTGGTCGAGATGTACGAGCTCGGCCGGGCCGACCTGGTGCAGGAGCTGGGGGCCGCGAGGCGGCGGGGGGCGGAGGTGCGCGTGATCACCGACCCGACGGTCGGCGCCAGCCGCCGCGGCGCCGCGGTGCTCGACTCGCTGGCCGTGCCGGAGCGGGCGTATCCCGTCGACGGCGGGCGTCACCAGATCGACCACGTCAAGCTGCTGATCGCGGACGGAGAGGCCGCGGTCGGCGGTATGAACTGGGGCCGGCACAGCGATCGCAACCACGATTACGTTCTCGCGACGCGGGTCAGGGCCGAGGTCGACCGGCTGGTGAGGATCTTCGACCAGGACTGGAACCTGGCCGGGGGGCGTCCTGCGCCGCTGCGCGCGGAGGCGGCGGAGGTCGCACAGACCGCGCCGGGCGAAGAGATCCGGGCGATGCTGGAAGCGGCGCTGAATCACGCGTCGCAGCGGGCGCTGGCCGAGGTGTACACGCTCACGGATCCGGAGGTGATCGCCGGGCTGGTGTCGGCGCACCGGCGCGGGGCACTGGTTCGCGTCCTGCTCGATCCCAACCAGGCATACAACCGGCACGCGTATGAGGTGCTCAGGGCGGGAGGCGTCGAGGTGCGGTGGTACCCCATCCCAAAGGGCGCGCTGCTGCACGCCAAGATCGGTCTGTTCGACGGCGAGCTGGTGCTGGGCTCCGCCAATTGGACCCGCAGCGGCCTGGGCGTGAACCACGAGCTGGACATCGAGACGGGTGACCCGGTCGCGCGGGCGGCGTACGCGGCGCGGTTCGCCGCGGACTGGGAGCGGTCTGGTGGCCTGGCCGGCTAG
- a CDS encoding sulfite oxidase-like oxidoreductase, whose translation MSFLFKGKRVPEGVDPGRIPPGQTLTAPERWPLLHFGPVPKTDIATWDFKVFGAVANELTLDYGELRALPSKEVVADIHCVTGWSRLGDRWRGVPIREILARVKPTPAAKYVNAHCEYGYTTSVPLSVLEGEDNLLCYAWNGQDLTPDHGWPLRLFVPSKYFWKSAKWLRGLEFMERNRLGFWEQRGYHDEADPWKETRYW comes from the coding sequence ATGTCGTTCCTCTTCAAGGGCAAGCGCGTGCCGGAGGGCGTAGATCCGGGGCGCATTCCCCCCGGACAGACGCTCACCGCCCCGGAGCGGTGGCCGCTCCTGCACTTCGGACCGGTGCCCAAGACCGACATCGCGACGTGGGACTTCAAGGTGTTCGGAGCGGTCGCCAACGAGCTGACCCTGGATTACGGCGAGTTGCGAGCGCTTCCCTCCAAGGAGGTCGTCGCAGACATCCACTGCGTCACCGGATGGAGCCGGCTCGGGGACAGGTGGAGGGGCGTGCCGATTCGCGAGATCCTGGCCCGGGTCAAACCCACGCCTGCGGCGAAGTACGTCAACGCCCACTGCGAGTACGGGTACACGACCTCGGTGCCGCTGAGCGTTCTCGAGGGCGAGGACAATCTGCTGTGCTACGCCTGGAACGGCCAAGACCTGACCCCGGACCACGGCTGGCCGCTGCGCCTGTTCGTGCCGTCGAAATACTTTTGGAAGTCGGCGAAGTGGCTGCGCGGGCTAGAGTTCATGGAGCGCAACCGGCTCGGTTTCTGGGAGCAGCGTGGATACCACGACGAGGCCGACCCCTGGAAGGAGACGCGGTACTGGTAG
- a CDS encoding DUF488 family protein — protein sequence MPERPRVRIRRLYETETDPGEIRVLVDRVWPRGVTKDSLALNRWAKDVAPSAELRHWFSHDPKKWPEFQRRYKAELESKLPMLKELALLARTGHLVLLFGARDEEHNQAAVLKEVIEQAL from the coding sequence ATGCCCGAGCGGCCGCGCGTACGGATCCGCCGGCTCTACGAAACCGAGACCGACCCGGGCGAGATCCGGGTCCTGGTCGACCGGGTGTGGCCGCGCGGCGTGACCAAAGATTCGCTGGCGCTCAACCGCTGGGCCAAGGACGTCGCGCCGTCCGCCGAGCTGCGCCACTGGTTCAGCCACGACCCGAAGAAATGGCCGGAATTTCAGCGGCGTTACAAAGCGGAGCTCGAAAGCAAGCTCCCCATGCTCAAGGAGCTGGCGTTGCTCGCGCGCACCGGCCACCTGGTCCTGCTGTTCGGGGCCAGGGATGAGGAGCACAACCAGGCCGCGGTGCTGAAAGAGGTCATCGAGCAAGCCCTGTAG